A DNA window from Halomicrobium mukohataei DSM 12286 contains the following coding sequences:
- a CDS encoding acetate and sugar kinases/Hsc70/actin family protein, translating into MSDDAADDASTGDQSESVDEESPVGDAEAAVPIGVKLGSTRTVISVPGARGTEDEIIRTLTCLATYEDALTGEEKVLYGEEAAAEYPDRVQFMLRSGLPEDEDRAELTETFFQALIDQNDLPEYSAVVYAIPTIDNPQGLENLTSVIEGSSIGKHLVESYPESLCGAIPAFGDDLEAIDEIFLAVNMGSTNLEASAYRRGEQLAPFTTGAVTGNEVDRMIANYVEEETQGRVNIDTQTAREYKEEHADFVDFEPFTDIIQQPGGGSHEFTIERSVMDAVDEYLDDAVEEVANTFLPELANDYMKVYQLALDRPIVLTGGMACIPGIVEEFERRLSEELNREIEAIAADQPDIAPTIGAQRIAERLGENA; encoded by the coding sequence ATGAGTGACGACGCGGCAGACGACGCCTCGACGGGCGACCAGTCGGAGTCAGTCGACGAGGAATCACCGGTCGGCGACGCCGAGGCGGCAGTGCCCATCGGCGTGAAGCTCGGCAGCACCCGAACCGTCATCTCCGTCCCCGGAGCCCGTGGCACCGAGGACGAGATCATCAGGACCCTGACCTGTCTCGCGACCTACGAGGACGCACTGACCGGCGAGGAGAAGGTACTCTACGGCGAGGAGGCAGCCGCAGAGTACCCCGACCGCGTCCAGTTCATGCTCCGGTCGGGACTGCCGGAAGACGAGGACCGGGCGGAGCTGACCGAGACGTTCTTCCAGGCGTTGATCGACCAGAACGACCTCCCCGAGTACAGCGCCGTGGTCTACGCGATTCCGACGATCGACAACCCTCAGGGCCTGGAGAACCTCACCTCGGTCATCGAGGGCAGTTCGATCGGCAAGCACCTCGTCGAGAGCTACCCCGAGTCCCTCTGTGGTGCGATCCCGGCCTTCGGCGACGATCTGGAAGCCATCGACGAGATCTTCCTGGCGGTCAACATGGGATCGACGAACCTCGAAGCGTCGGCCTACCGGCGCGGTGAACAGCTCGCGCCGTTCACGACCGGAGCCGTGACCGGCAACGAGGTCGACCGCATGATCGCGAACTACGTCGAGGAAGAGACCCAGGGGCGGGTCAACATCGATACCCAGACGGCCCGCGAGTACAAAGAGGAACACGCCGACTTCGTCGACTTCGAGCCCTTCACGGACATCATTCAACAGCCCGGCGGGGGCTCTCACGAGTTCACGATCGAACGCTCGGTGATGGACGCTGTCGACGAGTACCTGGACGACGCGGTCGAGGAAGTCGCCAACACGTTCCTCCCGGAGCTGGCCAACGACTACATGAAAGTGTACCAGCTGGCGCTGGACCGGCCGATCGTCCTCACGGGCGGAATGGCCTGTATCCCGGGGATCGTCGAGGAGTTCGAGCGCCGACTCAGCGAGGAGCTGAACCGCGAGATCGAGGCCATCGCCGCCGACCAGCCCGACATCGCCCCGACGATCGGTGCCCAGCGGATCGCAGAGCGCCTCGGCGAGAACGCCTAG
- a CDS encoding FlaD/FlaE family flagellar protein: MTINPRDYDLDELRKMAKQQRPGNGMGDEETLDPAELGMAMDEGGDAPAGDSFRAGLYRELLPFLGSDGTEKPYLAALPENYAAEFVVFEWLEFLLMHSGYQGAEEALDYYEDIDWITDDVQSSLSDYLRGIDESGTNDGASLDVDDHMLSLVYVAKLHSMA; the protein is encoded by the coding sequence ATGACCATCAATCCGCGCGACTACGATCTCGACGAGTTACGGAAGATGGCAAAGCAACAGCGGCCGGGCAACGGGATGGGCGACGAGGAGACGCTCGATCCGGCCGAGCTGGGAATGGCGATGGACGAGGGCGGCGACGCTCCCGCGGGCGATTCGTTCCGTGCCGGTCTCTACCGCGAGCTGCTGCCCTTCCTCGGCTCGGACGGCACGGAGAAGCCGTATCTGGCGGCGTTGCCCGAGAACTACGCGGCCGAGTTCGTCGTCTTCGAGTGGCTGGAGTTCCTCCTGATGCACTCGGGGTACCAGGGAGCCGAGGAGGCACTCGACTACTACGAGGACATCGACTGGATCACCGACGACGTCCAGTCGTCGCTGTCGGACTACCTCCGTGGTATCGACGAGTCGGGGACCAACGACGGTGCCAGCCTCGACGTGGACGATCACATGCTGAGTCTCGTCTACGTCGCGAAGCTCCACTCGATGGCCTGA
- a CDS encoding ParA family protein gives MSRQSGSTVARLCVTNAKGGTGKTTVAVNVAGALNERGRDVLFVDLDPQGNATEALGLVESYDAQPPTLFDVLTSADQRSSIADLIVDHDEMDVVPSNIDMLQVEHELTIADLVARVQHDDSIDIDPETLSDLSLNVTPDSVSGAHALDVLDEALAVVEDDYDYVVIDSPPFYGKLTDAGIYASQNILVPALTEASSERAIELLIDQMAALEGQTGITVNTLGVVANRVEKTNEDETMLSWLGEVFEEFPIWEVRKRVALQRAFTAGSSIFQYEESVDMESVFLDVATELDRQFGLLDEEVPA, from the coding sequence ATGAGTCGCCAATCTGGGTCCACTGTAGCGCGCCTGTGTGTGACGAACGCCAAAGGCGGCACCGGGAAGACGACGGTCGCCGTCAACGTGGCCGGCGCGCTCAACGAACGCGGCCGTGACGTGCTGTTCGTCGACCTCGACCCTCAGGGCAACGCCACGGAGGCACTGGGGCTGGTCGAGAGCTACGACGCCCAGCCACCGACGCTGTTCGACGTGCTGACGAGCGCCGACCAGCGCTCGTCGATCGCGGATCTGATCGTGGACCACGACGAGATGGACGTGGTTCCGAGCAACATCGACATGCTCCAGGTCGAACACGAACTGACCATCGCCGACCTCGTGGCGCGGGTCCAACACGACGACTCGATCGACATCGATCCCGAGACGCTGAGTGACCTCTCGCTGAACGTCACGCCCGATTCTGTCTCGGGCGCGCACGCACTCGACGTACTCGACGAGGCACTCGCCGTGGTCGAGGACGACTACGACTACGTCGTCATCGACTCGCCGCCCTTCTACGGGAAACTCACAGACGCCGGTATCTACGCGTCTCAGAACATCCTCGTCCCGGCGCTGACCGAGGCGTCCTCGGAACGAGCCATCGAACTCCTGATCGACCAGATGGCCGCTCTGGAGGGCCAGACCGGCATCACCGTCAACACGCTCGGCGTGGTCGCCAACCGGGTCGAGAAGACGAACGAAGACGAGACGATGCTGTCGTGGCTCGGCGAGGTGTTCGAGGAGTTCCCGATCTGGGAGGTCCGCAAGCGCGTCGCGCTCCAGCGGGCTTTCACAGCCGGCAGTTCTATCTTCCAGTACGAGGAATCCGTGGACATGGAATCGGTCTTTCTCGACGTTGCGACGGAACTGGACAGACAGTTCGGCCTGCTGGACGAGGAGGTGCCGGCATGA
- a CDS encoding glycoside hydrolase family 32 protein has protein sequence MTDTAVRIASLHDGGRSVEQAAADEWAETAGLDLTPVAVSDLVDGDRSLAAFDTCWWHADEPPKLGSTTDLGGVLRAFVRSGGGLVLSLAALTAVNDLGIDPVTPDAVGPDPDGGPTGPLIKTAYDDHPLFEPLATRRPLTRGGTDATLARYDSILPERGEVLASTVSADHDVPGLVTVVGWSLGDGSVVGLGDGLVFAAEGGDHDQRDRLARAVLTNAADSAIPERPRTGGEIAALRDRFEDDPHRPQFHLSTPANWLNDPNGVVQWNGRYHVFYQYNPGGPYHDTIHWGHAVSDDLLHWEDEPVALAPSPDGPDRDGCWSGCAVDDDGAATLVYTGGRGRDQLPCLATADDPSLRRWEKATDNPIIEAPPTEPDLLSTEEWNGEFRDHCVWQEGETWYQLIGSGLADGGGVVLLYESPDLREWEYRGPILSGDRDTPQETVWECPELLDLGEKQLLHVSNYEDVVYFLGQFDGATFEPERRGTLDRGDYYAPQSLRADDGRLLTWGWVPEARDVSAQWDAGWSGTMSLPRELSLGDDGRLRQRPARELTELRGDCESRESVTLDDGESIRLDTDGRSFELATRLSLVDADAVEVTLLGTATENERTTLRYTRDDVLEVDRSRSSRDPRATSDSQHVPVTPYDEPLDLRVFVDGSVVELFANERHCLTSRVYPAGDDATGVDLATVGGRARLPTVEAWELASIW, from the coding sequence ATGACTGATACGGCAGTGCGTATCGCGTCGCTCCACGACGGCGGGCGGTCCGTGGAGCAGGCCGCGGCCGACGAGTGGGCCGAGACGGCGGGGTTGGACCTGACGCCCGTCGCCGTGAGCGACCTCGTCGACGGCGACCGCTCGCTGGCGGCGTTCGACACCTGCTGGTGGCACGCCGACGAGCCCCCGAAGCTGGGATCGACTACCGACCTCGGCGGCGTCCTCCGAGCGTTCGTCCGCTCGGGCGGCGGGCTCGTCCTCTCGCTGGCGGCGCTGACCGCGGTGAACGATCTCGGCATCGACCCCGTCACCCCCGACGCGGTCGGGCCGGACCCAGACGGCGGCCCGACCGGTCCGCTGATCAAGACGGCCTACGACGACCACCCTCTGTTCGAGCCACTGGCCACGCGCCGGCCGCTCACCAGAGGCGGCACCGACGCGACGCTCGCGCGCTACGATTCGATCCTCCCGGAACGTGGCGAGGTACTGGCAAGCACTGTCAGCGCCGACCACGACGTGCCCGGCCTCGTGACCGTCGTGGGCTGGTCGCTGGGTGACGGCTCCGTCGTCGGCCTCGGTGACGGCCTCGTCTTCGCGGCCGAGGGCGGCGACCACGACCAGCGCGACAGGCTCGCCCGTGCGGTCCTGACGAACGCCGCCGACAGCGCGATCCCCGAACGACCACGGACCGGCGGCGAGATCGCCGCCCTGCGCGATCGCTTCGAGGACGATCCACACCGCCCGCAGTTTCACCTCTCGACGCCCGCCAACTGGCTCAACGACCCCAACGGCGTCGTCCAGTGGAACGGTCGCTACCACGTCTTCTACCAGTACAATCCCGGCGGCCCGTACCACGACACGATCCACTGGGGCCACGCGGTCAGCGACGACCTCCTCCACTGGGAGGACGAACCCGTTGCGCTCGCGCCCTCGCCGGACGGTCCCGACCGCGACGGCTGCTGGTCGGGCTGTGCGGTCGACGACGACGGCGCGGCGACGCTCGTGTACACGGGTGGGCGCGGCCGCGACCAGCTGCCCTGTCTCGCGACGGCGGACGACCCCTCCCTGCGGCGCTGGGAGAAAGCGACGGACAATCCGATCATCGAAGCGCCCCCGACGGAGCCGGACCTGCTCTCGACCGAGGAGTGGAACGGGGAGTTCCGAGACCACTGCGTCTGGCAGGAGGGCGAGACCTGGTACCAGCTGATCGGATCCGGACTGGCCGACGGTGGCGGCGTCGTCCTGTTGTACGAATCCCCGGACCTCCGTGAGTGGGAGTACCGTGGCCCGATCCTTTCGGGGGACCGCGACACGCCACAGGAGACCGTCTGGGAGTGCCCGGAGCTACTCGACCTCGGGGAGAAGCAGCTGTTGCACGTCTCGAACTACGAGGACGTGGTCTACTTCCTCGGCCAGTTCGACGGCGCGACCTTCGAGCCGGAGCGACGCGGGACGCTGGACCGCGGCGACTACTACGCCCCGCAGTCGCTCCGGGCAGACGACGGCCGCCTGCTCACCTGGGGATGGGTCCCCGAGGCGCGCGACGTGAGCGCCCAGTGGGACGCCGGCTGGTCGGGGACGATGTCGCTCCCGCGGGAGCTGTCCCTCGGAGACGACGGCCGCCTCCGACAGCGACCGGCCCGGGAACTGACCGAACTCCGTGGCGACTGCGAGTCCCGCGAGAGCGTCACGCTCGACGACGGCGAGTCGATCCGGCTGGACACCGACGGACGCTCGTTCGAACTCGCCACCCGCCTCTCGCTGGTCGACGCCGACGCCGTCGAGGTGACGCTGCTCGGGACGGCGACGGAGAACGAGCGCACGACGCTGCGATACACGAGAGACGACGTGCTCGAAGTCGATCGCAGTCGCTCCAGCAGGGACCCGCGCGCGACGAGCGACAGTCAGCACGTGCCCGTCACACCGTACGACGAGCCCCTGGACCTGCGCGTGTTCGTCGACGGGTCGGTCGTCGAACTGTTCGCCAACGAGCGCCACTGCCTGACGAGCCGCGTCTATCCGGCCGGCGACGACGCGACCGGCGTCGACCTCGCGACCGTCGGCGGCCGCGCGCGACTGCCGACAGTCGAAGCCTGGGAGCTGGCGTCGATCTGGTAG
- a CDS encoding chemotaxis protein CheW, whose protein sequence is MSDDDERMDRAKRIRRMREGQRSGDDADDSGEADADDTEADDAATDAADEPEAPTDDESETTEAADEPEATAESSDAASEAVDDTEADDEATDAAEDPAVTTDDPPATDEESPSETEADDAVTDPEGDTAAERDEPSERTHATPQNEAAQQPARADGASQGTDGTQTSDDSMNEGTSASDPEESNTTDEGSPDPEAIAQRAAQAAASVSGGGTETQSSQAGGGEPTPAETAAAVQEASGVELPDQEQIDAALAASDESTADAASTETAPSAVESESTTTEESTRVLEFTLGDEHYCIDISLVEEIVKRDTITRVPNTDEYIEGVVDLRGQITTILDPKALLDIDAEGQESLMIVFDPEAFDDQGAIGWIVDEVRQVAPVVESEINEPPVNDEYIRGVVDRDDGFVIWTKPEVAIKLATAEETDDG, encoded by the coding sequence ATGAGCGACGACGACGAGCGCATGGACCGCGCCAAACGGATCCGCCGGATGCGCGAAGGCCAGCGGTCCGGCGACGACGCCGACGACTCCGGGGAGGCGGACGCAGACGACACGGAGGCCGACGACGCAGCGACGGACGCAGCCGACGAGCCGGAAGCGCCGACCGACGACGAGTCGGAAACAACTGAAGCAGCCGACGAGCCGGAAGCGACTGCAGAGTCGTCTGACGCTGCGTCCGAGGCAGTCGACGACACGGAGGCCGACGACGAAGCGACGGACGCAGCCGAGGACCCGGCAGTGACGACCGACGACCCACCAGCGACCGACGAGGAGTCACCGTCGGAGACGGAAGCCGACGACGCGGTGACGGACCCGGAGGGCGACACGGCCGCCGAGAGGGACGAACCGAGCGAACGAACGCACGCGACCCCACAGAACGAGGCGGCCCAGCAGCCGGCACGGGCGGACGGCGCCTCCCAGGGGACGGACGGCACACAGACGAGCGACGACAGTATGAACGAGGGCACTTCGGCGAGCGACCCGGAGGAATCGAACACGACCGACGAGGGGTCACCCGACCCCGAGGCAATCGCACAGCGGGCCGCACAGGCGGCGGCCAGTGTCTCGGGCGGCGGGACAGAGACCCAGTCGTCCCAGGCAGGTGGGGGCGAACCGACGCCGGCAGAGACTGCCGCCGCGGTCCAGGAGGCCAGCGGCGTCGAACTCCCCGACCAGGAACAGATCGACGCTGCGCTGGCGGCGTCCGACGAGTCGACCGCGGACGCCGCGAGCACGGAGACAGCACCGTCGGCGGTCGAGTCAGAGAGCACGACGACCGAGGAGTCGACGCGCGTCCTGGAGTTTACGCTCGGCGACGAGCACTACTGCATCGACATCTCGCTGGTCGAGGAGATCGTCAAACGTGACACGATCACGCGCGTGCCAAACACCGACGAGTACATCGAGGGCGTGGTCGACCTGCGGGGCCAGATCACGACGATCCTCGATCCGAAGGCGCTGCTCGACATCGACGCCGAGGGCCAGGAGTCCCTGATGATCGTCTTCGACCCCGAAGCGTTCGACGACCAGGGCGCGATCGGCTGGATCGTCGACGAGGTCCGGCAGGTCGCTCCCGTCGTGGAGTCCGAGATCAACGAGCCCCCGGTCAACGACGAGTACATCCGGGGCGTCGTCGACCGCGACGACGGGTTCGTCATCTGGACGAAACCCGAAGTGGCGATCAAGCTCGCGACCGCCGAGGAGACCGACGACGGGTAG
- a CDS encoding OBG GTPase family GTP-binding protein: MGLEEEIREIEEEIASTPYNKSTEAHIGRLKSKLAEKKEKLEQQDSSGGGGGYAVEKHGDATVALVGFPSVGKSTLLNALTNAESETGSYEFTTLDVNPGMLQYRGANIQMLDVPGLIEGAAAGKGDGQAVLSVVRTADLIVFVLSVFEIDQYQRLSDELYKNKVRVDRSPPRVSIRRKAKDGLSINASVDLDLDEETIKGVLREHGHVNANVTIGEQVDIDRLIDGVMDNRVYVPSAVVVNKADLIEPDYKETVDAQLREYDVDPDDAVFISAVEERGLDALRERIWEELGLIRIYMDKPGRGIDRDEPLILRRGQTVEDACEKLGGDFEERFRFARVSGPSAMHEEQQVGQDHELEDEDVLRILTE, encoded by the coding sequence ATGGGGCTCGAAGAGGAGATCCGCGAGATCGAAGAGGAAATCGCCAGCACGCCCTACAACAAGTCTACAGAGGCTCATATCGGCCGGCTCAAGTCCAAGCTCGCGGAGAAAAAGGAGAAGCTCGAACAGCAAGACTCCTCGGGCGGTGGCGGCGGCTACGCCGTCGAGAAACACGGCGACGCCACCGTCGCGCTCGTTGGCTTCCCGAGCGTCGGGAAGTCGACGCTGTTGAACGCCCTCACGAACGCCGAGAGCGAGACGGGTTCCTACGAGTTTACGACGCTCGACGTGAACCCCGGCATGCTCCAGTACCGCGGGGCCAACATTCAGATGCTGGACGTGCCCGGACTGATCGAGGGTGCGGCCGCCGGCAAGGGCGACGGCCAGGCCGTGCTCTCGGTCGTCCGGACCGCGGACCTGATCGTGTTCGTCCTGTCGGTGTTCGAGATCGACCAGTACCAGCGTCTCAGCGACGAACTGTACAAGAACAAGGTCCGCGTCGACCGATCGCCGCCGCGGGTCTCGATCCGCCGCAAGGCCAAGGACGGGCTCTCGATCAACGCCAGCGTCGATCTCGATCTCGACGAGGAGACGATCAAGGGCGTCCTCCGCGAGCACGGCCACGTGAACGCGAACGTCACGATCGGCGAGCAGGTCGACATCGACCGGCTCATCGACGGCGTGATGGACAACCGCGTCTACGTCCCCTCTGCCGTCGTCGTCAACAAGGCAGATCTCATCGAGCCCGACTACAAGGAGACCGTCGACGCGCAACTGCGCGAGTACGACGTCGATCCCGACGACGCCGTGTTCATCAGCGCCGTCGAAGAGCGTGGACTGGACGCGCTCCGCGAGCGGATCTGGGAGGAACTCGGACTCATCCGGATCTACATGGACAAGCCCGGTCGGGGCATCGACAGGGACGAGCCGCTGATCCTCCGGCGGGGCCAGACCGTTGAAGACGCCTGCGAGAAGCTCGGCGGCGACTTCGAGGAGCGCTTCCGCTTCGCTCGCGTGAGCGGCCCGAGCGCCATGCACGAGGAACAGCAGGTCGGCCAGGACCACGAACTCGAAGACGAGGACGTGCTGCGGATTCTCACGGAGTGA